From a region of the Teredinibacter turnerae genome:
- the ctaD gene encoding cytochrome c oxidase subunit I has translation MAHGPAPGFSRWLYTTNHKDIGSMYLWFSFAMFFIGGMFALVIRAELFQPGLQIVEPNFFNQMTTLHGLIMVFGAVMPAFVGLANWMIPMMIGAPDMALPRMNNWSFWILPFAFAMLISTLFMEGGAPNFGWTFYAPLSTTYAPASVTFFIFAIHIMGASSIMGAINIIATILNMRAQGMTMMKMPLFVWTWLITAYLLIAVMPVLAGVVTMMLMDIHFDTSFFDAAGGGDPVLFQHVFWFFGHPEVYIMILPAFGIVSAIIPTFARKPLFGYSSMVYATASIAFLSFIVWAHHMFTVGMPLFGEMVFMYATMLIAVPTGVKVFNWVTTMFRGSMTFETPMLFAIAFVILFTIGGFSGLMLAMAPADFQYHDTYFVVAHFHYVLVPGAIFSITAAVYYWLPKWTGHMYDELMGKVHFWIAFIGLNVTFFPMHFSGLAGMPRRIPDYNPLWADWNMISSVGAFLFGAAQVLFLYNVIKTIVVGRKATSEVWEASHGLEWTVPSPAPYHTFTRPPDVPDDDAHLVAGTP, from the coding sequence ATGGCACACGGTCCGGCTCCAGGCTTTTCCCGCTGGTTATACACCACCAATCACAAAGATATAGGTTCCATGTATTTGTGGTTTTCATTCGCGATGTTTTTTATTGGCGGCATGTTCGCCCTGGTAATTCGCGCTGAACTTTTTCAACCTGGGCTGCAAATCGTCGAACCCAATTTTTTTAATCAGATGACGACCTTGCACGGCTTAATCATGGTGTTTGGTGCAGTGATGCCCGCGTTCGTGGGGCTGGCCAATTGGATGATACCGATGATGATAGGCGCACCGGATATGGCGCTGCCACGCATGAACAACTGGAGCTTCTGGATATTACCTTTTGCGTTTGCGATGTTGATATCCACCTTATTTATGGAAGGTGGCGCGCCTAATTTCGGCTGGACGTTTTACGCTCCGCTCTCCACCACCTACGCACCGGCTTCGGTCACGTTTTTTATTTTTGCCATACATATTATGGGCGCGTCTTCGATAATGGGGGCGATCAATATAATTGCGACTATTTTAAATATGCGGGCGCAGGGCATGACCATGATGAAAATGCCCCTGTTCGTGTGGACCTGGCTGATCACCGCCTATTTACTTATTGCGGTGATGCCGGTTTTGGCGGGGGTGGTCACCATGATGCTGATGGATATTCACTTCGATACCAGCTTTTTTGATGCGGCGGGCGGGGGTGACCCGGTATTGTTTCAGCACGTTTTCTGGTTTTTCGGTCACCCCGAAGTCTACATTATGATTCTGCCAGCGTTTGGCATTGTCTCTGCCATTATTCCCACCTTTGCCCGCAAGCCGTTATTTGGCTACAGCTCTATGGTTTATGCCACGGCGTCTATCGCGTTTCTCAGTTTTATTGTGTGGGCGCACCACATGTTTACGGTAGGCATGCCGTTATTTGGTGAGATGGTTTTTATGTACGCGACCATGCTGATCGCAGTGCCTACGGGGGTAAAAGTATTTAACTGGGTGACGACGATGTTTCGCGGCTCGATGACATTTGAAACCCCGATGCTATTTGCCATCGCTTTCGTTATTTTATTTACCATCGGTGGCTTTTCCGGGCTTATGCTGGCTATGGCGCCTGCAGACTTTCAATACCACGATACCTATTTTGTGGTCGCGCATTTTCATTATGTTTTGGTGCCCGGTGCAATTTTTTCGATTACGGCGGCGGTGTATTACTGGTTGCCGAAATGGACCGGGCATATGTACGACGAACTGATGGGCAAAGTCCATTTCTGGATTGCTTTTATCGGCTTGAACGTCACGTTTTTCCCGATGCATTTCTCCGGGCTGGCGGGCATGCCCAGACGTATTCCCGATTACAACCCACTGTGGGCTGACTGGAATATGATTTCATCGGTGGGCGCATTTCTTTTTGGCGCAGCCCAAGTGCTCTTTTTATACAACGTGATTAAAACGATTGTGGTTGGGCGCAAAGCGACCTCTGAGGTGTGGGAAGCCTCCCACGGATTGGAATGGACGGTACCTTCGCCTGCGCCTTATCACACTTTTACACGACCGCCGGACGTCCCGGATGACGATGCCCATCTGGTTGCGGGCACCCCGTAA
- a CDS encoding glutathione S-transferase family protein, whose translation MKLVIGNKNYSSWSLRPWLLLRHFSLPFDELPISLGEKQLSEHLRQFSPSARVPVLVDGHTTVWDSLAICEYINEQYLEGRGWPRPVAARAKARAVVAEMHAGFAALRSEMPMNCRALRRIELSDAAKRGIARIDEIWSQTQHQELGSWLFGSFSIADCFFAPVAFRIQTYGIHLSQPASEYCEHLLNHNGMRAWKAAALEEKEIVVDDEVGEDILPSIQACS comes from the coding sequence GTGAAACTCGTGATTGGAAATAAAAATTACTCCAGCTGGTCCCTGCGGCCCTGGTTGCTGTTGCGGCATTTTTCACTGCCGTTTGATGAACTGCCCATTTCGTTGGGGGAAAAACAATTGTCGGAACACCTGCGCCAGTTTTCACCTTCTGCGCGAGTGCCCGTTTTGGTCGACGGCCACACCACGGTGTGGGACAGTCTGGCTATTTGTGAATACATTAACGAGCAATACCTGGAGGGCCGAGGCTGGCCGCGACCGGTGGCCGCCCGGGCCAAAGCGCGTGCGGTAGTCGCCGAAATGCATGCCGGTTTTGCCGCGTTGCGCAGCGAAATGCCAATGAACTGCCGGGCGTTGCGACGGATAGAATTGTCGGATGCCGCCAAGCGGGGCATTGCGCGCATTGATGAAATATGGTCGCAAACGCAGCACCAGGAACTAGGCAGCTGGCTATTTGGCAGTTTCAGTATTGCCGATTGCTTCTTCGCGCCGGTGGCGTTTCGTATCCAGACCTATGGCATTCACCTCTCACAGCCTGCCAGTGAATACTGCGAACACCTGCTGAATCACAACGGCATGCGCGCCTGGAAAGCCGCTGCGTTGGAAGAGAAAGAAATAGTCGTGGATGATGAGGTGGGTGAGGATATTCTCCCCTCGATTCAAGCCTGTAGCTAA
- a CDS encoding MATE family efflux transporter has translation MRLNHFSFFSLPHRQAYALAWPMILSNISSPLIGMADTAMLGHLDSSLYLGSVAIGTNVLAFLFWMFNFLRMSTTSFVARAIGANDHATLLVQLGQSLLMACSLGVILLLAQGVILPFALQLMAPDTQIAALAREYLHIRLFAAPAVFVTFVLMGFFIGLQNARVPLVITFVANGLNIGLDFVFIVLNDWASAGAAWASLCAEWSACLLAVAFAWRPLKALLNKHPALSLTMLFRVQDWRNLARLNGDLLVRTSLLLLVFNFFTAQSGHLGPEILAANAILMQLVLLQSFGLDGYAHAVEAMGAKALGGRDLKRFFAACAASTFAAIALALAVTLFFAIGKQPLIAMFTDLPGVADTVSQYYGWLLFIPLVSVWTYLLDGIFIGSGHTQLMRNAMLVCVFCGFVPLWFFTRGYENHGLWLSFTTFNFLRGASLAIAFYTLTARHKWF, from the coding sequence ATGCGTTTAAACCATTTTTCATTTTTTTCGTTGCCCCACCGTCAGGCGTATGCCCTCGCCTGGCCCATGATTCTCAGCAACATTTCCTCCCCGCTTATCGGTATGGCAGACACCGCCATGCTGGGTCACCTGGATTCCTCTCTCTACTTAGGCTCAGTGGCGATTGGCACCAACGTGCTGGCATTCTTGTTTTGGATGTTTAATTTTTTGCGCATGAGCACCACCAGTTTTGTTGCTCGCGCCATCGGTGCAAACGACCACGCCACCTTGTTAGTCCAACTGGGCCAGAGCCTGCTGATGGCCTGTTCTCTAGGGGTTATTCTGCTCCTGGCGCAAGGGGTTATTCTGCCTTTCGCCCTCCAACTGATGGCACCAGATACCCAGATCGCAGCGCTCGCCCGCGAATACCTGCATATCCGCCTGTTCGCAGCGCCGGCTGTCTTTGTTACCTTCGTACTGATGGGCTTTTTTATTGGCTTGCAAAACGCGCGTGTACCACTGGTCATTACTTTTGTGGCTAACGGTCTGAACATTGGCTTGGATTTTGTTTTCATTGTTCTGAACGATTGGGCAAGCGCAGGCGCTGCCTGGGCGTCGCTGTGTGCAGAGTGGTCAGCGTGTTTGCTCGCCGTTGCATTTGCCTGGCGCCCCCTGAAAGCGCTGCTGAACAAACACCCTGCACTGAGTCTCACCATGCTGTTTCGTGTGCAGGATTGGCGAAACCTGGCTCGCTTGAATGGCGACCTCCTCGTGCGCACCAGCCTGTTGTTACTGGTGTTTAATTTTTTCACTGCACAGAGCGGCCATTTGGGGCCAGAAATTCTCGCCGCCAACGCAATACTTATGCAATTGGTGCTGCTGCAGTCTTTTGGCCTGGATGGCTACGCCCATGCGGTTGAAGCCATGGGAGCCAAGGCGCTGGGCGGGCGCGATCTAAAGCGGTTTTTTGCCGCCTGTGCGGCGTCCACTTTCGCGGCAATCGCGCTGGCGTTGGCGGTCACCCTGTTTTTCGCAATCGGCAAACAACCATTAATTGCGATGTTTACCGATCTCCCCGGGGTTGCCGACACGGTGAGCCAGTACTACGGTTGGCTGCTGTTTATTCCACTGGTGAGTGTGTGGACCTATCTGCTAGATGGTATTTTTATAGGCTCTGGCCACACGCAGCTTATGCGAAACGCCATGCTGGTATGTGTGTTCTGCGGGTTCGTGCCGCTCTGGTTCTTCACACGTGGTTACGAAAATCACGGTCTCTGGTTGAGTTTTACAACCTTTAACTTTTTGCGCGGGGCAAGCCTGGCAATCGCCTTCTATACTCTAACGGCGAGGCACAAATGGTTTTAA
- a CDS encoding transposase, whose protein sequence is MCGEDFSTGASYEHRKQWIVSRLKFLSYIYAIDICAYAVMSNHYHVVLHVDKSRAQSWSRTEVVERWMQLYEGDMLVSRWLKAPATLDEAQRDAVYLKIETWRERLFDIGWFMRGVNETIARMANAEENCKGRFWEGRYKSQALLDEAALLSCMAYVDLNPVRAGVEESLDTSDFTSIQQRLAEFASKKRQLKKHPELAERTEKQIRLKADLKLDKQPEAPLMVFDGSSHTDIHVALPFTEQDYLRLVDETGRVLRVDKRGAIPDTIKPIIERFGIDPKNWLEHVQNFSRRYGRCAGHVVRMRAYVERYGLRAAKGVGISKAMYRAA, encoded by the coding sequence TTGTGTGGGGAAGATTTTTCTACGGGTGCGAGCTATGAGCATCGCAAACAATGGATTGTTTCCCGCCTTAAATTCCTGTCGTATATTTACGCTATTGATATTTGTGCCTACGCGGTAATGAGCAATCATTACCATGTGGTGTTGCATGTGGATAAAAGCCGTGCGCAGAGCTGGTCGCGTACCGAGGTTGTTGAACGGTGGATGCAGCTCTATGAAGGCGATATGTTAGTGAGCCGTTGGTTAAAAGCGCCTGCAACATTAGACGAGGCGCAGCGCGATGCCGTCTATTTAAAAATCGAAACCTGGCGCGAGCGGCTGTTTGATATTGGCTGGTTTATGCGCGGCGTTAACGAAACTATCGCGCGTATGGCCAATGCGGAAGAAAATTGTAAAGGCCGTTTTTGGGAAGGCCGATATAAAAGCCAGGCGCTGTTGGACGAGGCCGCATTACTCAGTTGTATGGCCTATGTGGATTTAAACCCGGTGCGCGCAGGAGTGGAAGAAAGCCTGGATACCAGCGATTTTACATCCATTCAGCAGCGCTTAGCTGAGTTTGCCAGCAAAAAACGACAACTTAAAAAACATCCTGAACTGGCCGAGCGCACCGAAAAACAAATACGCTTAAAAGCAGATTTAAAACTGGATAAACAGCCGGAAGCGCCGCTGATGGTATTCGACGGGTCCAGTCATACGGATATTCATGTGGCCTTGCCATTTACTGAGCAGGATTATTTACGCCTAGTAGATGAAACCGGCCGGGTTTTACGTGTAGATAAGCGCGGTGCCATACCCGATACCATAAAACCCATTATCGAGCGTTTTGGCATAGATCCAAAAAACTGGCTCGAGCACGTGCAGAATTTCTCTCGCCGCTACGGCCGCTGTGCTGGGCATGTTGTGCGTATGCGCGCATATGTGGAGCGCTACGGCTTGCGTGCTGCCAAAGGGGTGGGTATTTCCAAAGCAATGTATCGGGCTGCGTAA
- a CDS encoding DUF3857 domain-containing transglutaminase family protein has translation MRLLFLILLLAAGSVQAAQTFTYGQFQYSFSDVPAWVKPAKTPKSRGKPQGQSTEYALIDTQVNAASQNFQRYKAFSYYLHTSQAVSENSELEITFNPEYQQLAIHQLQLVRDGKTLSVLRPEIFRLLQKEEDLRNGIYHGAVTAVAIIPDTRPGDRLDYSYTISGRNPVYGDKIFGALNFGWGVDVGYSRLRVLAPREVKLQTRVHDLELNYKKRRKGDTIEHTWEADSVAGRTDEGDYPPWFVRYPFIEYSEYTSWQEVVAWAEDLYSSVDANSAELDKLVKQLQKTAKTPREYALAALEFSQEQIRYLGLEFGENSHLPHSPAEVLENRYGDCKDKTNLLVQLLRKRGIDADPTLVSFDFGRGFTEFLPSPLAFDHVIVHAHIDGQQVWLDPTRTHQAGRIQDRGFLEFGKGLIIDNERADPVAEIAPLEGQIDQIDVTETFSTARFDQPVKLRIESRYTGDQANYQRYFFNSNSVGEISDKFLNFYAKIYPDIRRNTAVSFDDNRAFNEFTIVEQYEIPEFFKAQDNLYSSTYYASAIEQYLAQPQTIRRESPAAIGQPKRVSHRIVVEFADEVELYIDSTPVVKQQPAVEYRSRSQLIGKRFEHRAQLWVKKSWVESANMADYLALTKEIQQDIDFSLTLGYPANKKPSPAINALVDALQ, from the coding sequence ATGAGACTCCTATTCCTAATCCTGCTGCTGGCGGCGGGTTCGGTTCAGGCTGCGCAAACGTTCACTTATGGACAGTTTCAGTATTCCTTCAGTGATGTACCCGCGTGGGTGAAACCGGCCAAAACGCCCAAGAGCCGCGGCAAACCGCAAGGTCAGTCCACCGAATACGCGCTTATCGATACGCAGGTTAATGCTGCATCGCAGAATTTTCAGCGCTACAAAGCATTCAGCTACTACCTGCATACCAGCCAGGCGGTGAGTGAAAATTCCGAACTGGAGATTACCTTTAATCCAGAATATCAGCAGCTGGCGATTCACCAGTTGCAACTGGTACGCGACGGCAAAACATTGAGCGTGCTGCGCCCAGAGATATTCCGCCTGCTGCAAAAAGAGGAAGACCTGCGCAACGGTATTTATCACGGCGCCGTAACGGCGGTGGCGATTATTCCCGATACGCGCCCCGGTGACCGCCTCGATTACAGCTATACCATCAGCGGCCGCAACCCCGTGTACGGCGATAAAATTTTCGGCGCGCTCAATTTTGGCTGGGGTGTCGATGTGGGCTACTCGCGGTTGCGGGTGCTCGCGCCCAGAGAAGTGAAACTGCAAACCCGGGTGCACGATCTCGAACTCAACTATAAAAAGCGACGCAAAGGCGACACCATTGAACATACCTGGGAAGCCGATAGCGTAGCGGGACGTACTGATGAGGGGGATTATCCGCCCTGGTTTGTACGCTACCCCTTTATCGAATATTCGGAGTACACCTCCTGGCAGGAAGTGGTGGCCTGGGCGGAAGATCTCTACAGCAGTGTCGACGCCAACTCTGCTGAGCTCGACAAGCTGGTTAAACAGTTGCAGAAAACAGCCAAAACCCCTCGCGAGTACGCCTTGGCCGCGCTGGAATTCAGCCAGGAACAAATTCGCTACCTGGGGTTGGAGTTTGGCGAAAACAGCCACCTCCCGCACTCACCCGCCGAAGTCCTGGAAAATCGCTACGGCGACTGTAAAGACAAAACCAACCTACTGGTACAGCTACTGCGCAAGCGCGGCATTGACGCCGACCCAACACTGGTCTCTTTCGACTTCGGCCGTGGCTTTACCGAGTTTCTGCCCAGCCCGCTGGCGTTCGATCATGTGATTGTACATGCCCACATTGACGGCCAGCAGGTGTGGCTGGACCCAACCCGTACCCATCAGGCGGGCCGCATCCAAGACCGCGGCTTCCTGGAGTTTGGCAAGGGCCTGATAATCGACAATGAGCGAGCCGACCCGGTGGCCGAGATCGCTCCGCTTGAAGGCCAGATCGACCAGATCGACGTTACCGAAACCTTCAGCACGGCTCGCTTCGACCAGCCGGTTAAACTGCGTATTGAATCCCGCTATACCGGCGACCAGGCAAACTATCAGCGCTATTTTTTCAACTCCAACTCGGTGGGGGAAATCAGCGATAAGTTCTTAAATTTCTACGCTAAAATTTACCCCGATATCCGACGCAATACAGCCGTAAGCTTCGACGATAACCGCGCGTTTAATGAATTTACCATCGTCGAGCAATACGAAATTCCGGAATTTTTTAAGGCGCAGGACAACCTCTATTCGTCCACCTACTACGCTAGTGCCATCGAACAATATCTTGCTCAGCCACAGACCATTCGCCGTGAATCTCCCGCAGCAATCGGCCAACCCAAACGGGTGTCCCACCGCATTGTGGTGGAGTTCGCCGATGAAGTAGAGCTGTATATCGACAGCACCCCCGTGGTGAAACAGCAGCCCGCAGTGGAATACCGCTCTCGCAGCCAGCTTATCGGCAAGCGGTTTGAACACCGCGCGCAACTCTGGGTGAAAAAATCCTGGGTCGAGTCCGCCAACATGGCCGACTACCTGGCACTCACGAAGGAAATTCAGCAGGATATCGATTTTTCTCTCACCCTGGGGTACCCGGCCAATAAAAAGCCCAGCCCGGCGATTAACGCCCTGGTGGATGCGCTGCAGTGA
- the polA gene encoding DNA polymerase I: MSTKPLILVDGSSYLYRAFHALPPLTTSKGQPTGAIKGVVNMLRRLEKDYPESPIAVVFDAKGKTFRDDMYKDYKANRPPMPDDLRSQIEPLHELIRAMGLPLLIVEGVEADDVIGTLAREGTEKGLPVVVSTGDKDMAQLVNEHITLVNTMTETVMDIEGVKAKFGIPPELIIDYLALMGDKVDNIPGVPGVGEKTALALLQNLGGLNDIYTRLDEIASLSFRGSKSMAKKLEENRDNAYLSYELATIKTDVPLELPIEELKPVPADKAGLMNWYQELEFKGWIAELENAPADDDGHAVPEAVALETEYDVVLDESAFDAWLEKLQAAALFAFDTETTSLNYMDAEIVGVSFAVEPGKAAYVPVAHDYLGAPEQLSREHVLARLKPLLENDSLKKVGQNLKYDANVLANYDISLKGIAYDTMLESYVHNSTASRHDMDTLAELHLGHKTIHFEDIAGKGAKQLTFNQIKLEEAGPYAAEDADITLRLHQALWPKVAEAEGLKTVFNDVELPLVSILSRIERNGALLDTKLLGEMSQQHGASIVKLEKEAYELAGEEFNLGSPKQLATILFEKMNLPVVKKTAKGAPSTNEEVMQELALDYPLPSVILQHRSLSKLKSTYTDKLPTMVNKKTGRVHTSYHQAVAATGRLSSSDPNLQNIPIKTEEGRRIRQAFIAPAGYKMVAADYSQIELRIMAHLSNDPGLQKAFAEGLDVHKSTAAEVFGTALENVSSEQRRSAKAINFGLIYGMSAFGLARQLRIGRNDAQTYIDTYFERYPGVAEYMANIRKSAAEKGYVETLLGRRLYLPEINSSNGMRRQAAERVAINAPMQGTAADIIKRAMIDVDAWLQTEQIDARIIMQVHDELVLEVAAADAEAISAKLCDIMSSAVVLSVPLLVEAGIGDNWDQAH; this comes from the coding sequence ATGAGTACCAAACCGCTGATTCTGGTCGACGGATCGTCGTACCTTTACCGTGCTTTTCACGCTTTGCCGCCGTTGACGACGTCTAAGGGGCAGCCGACCGGCGCAATTAAAGGGGTGGTGAATATGTTGCGGCGGCTGGAGAAGGACTATCCGGAGAGCCCGATCGCGGTTGTATTCGATGCCAAGGGCAAGACCTTTCGCGACGATATGTATAAGGACTACAAAGCCAATCGGCCCCCGATGCCGGACGATTTGCGTAGTCAGATTGAGCCCCTGCACGAATTGATTCGCGCTATGGGTTTGCCGCTATTGATTGTGGAAGGAGTGGAAGCCGACGATGTGATCGGCACACTCGCCCGTGAAGGCACCGAGAAGGGCTTGCCGGTGGTGGTATCCACGGGCGATAAGGACATGGCGCAGCTGGTAAACGAACATATCACCCTGGTGAATACCATGACCGAAACGGTGATGGATATTGAGGGCGTGAAGGCCAAGTTCGGTATTCCGCCGGAACTGATCATCGACTATCTGGCGTTGATGGGCGACAAGGTAGACAACATTCCTGGTGTGCCGGGTGTTGGCGAAAAAACCGCGCTGGCGCTGCTGCAGAACCTGGGTGGCCTGAATGATATCTACACTCGCCTGGATGAGATCGCATCGCTGAGCTTTCGCGGCAGCAAATCCATGGCGAAGAAGCTGGAAGAGAACCGGGACAACGCGTATCTCTCCTACGAACTGGCGACCATCAAAACAGATGTACCTCTGGAGTTGCCCATCGAGGAGCTAAAACCGGTGCCGGCAGACAAAGCGGGACTGATGAACTGGTATCAGGAACTGGAGTTCAAAGGCTGGATTGCCGAGCTGGAAAATGCCCCAGCGGACGATGATGGCCACGCCGTACCGGAAGCGGTTGCGCTCGAAACCGAATATGACGTTGTGCTGGATGAGAGCGCCTTTGATGCCTGGCTGGAAAAACTCCAGGCCGCAGCCTTGTTTGCATTCGATACCGAGACCACCAGCCTAAATTATATGGACGCTGAAATTGTCGGTGTATCGTTTGCGGTTGAGCCGGGCAAGGCGGCTTATGTACCGGTTGCACACGATTACCTCGGCGCGCCGGAGCAGCTGAGCCGCGAGCATGTGTTAGCTCGCCTCAAACCATTGCTGGAAAACGACAGCCTTAAAAAGGTTGGGCAGAATCTTAAATACGACGCGAACGTATTGGCAAATTACGATATCAGTCTAAAAGGTATCGCCTACGACACCATGCTTGAATCCTACGTGCACAACAGCACCGCCAGTAGGCACGATATGGATACCCTGGCGGAACTGCACCTGGGGCACAAAACCATTCACTTTGAAGATATCGCAGGTAAGGGCGCAAAGCAGCTGACCTTTAACCAGATTAAGCTGGAGGAAGCGGGGCCCTACGCGGCGGAGGATGCGGACATTACCCTGCGCCTGCATCAGGCCCTCTGGCCCAAAGTGGCGGAAGCCGAGGGTCTGAAAACTGTGTTCAACGATGTTGAGTTGCCGCTGGTATCCATCCTTTCCCGCATCGAGCGCAATGGCGCTTTGCTGGATACCAAGCTTCTGGGCGAGATGAGCCAGCAGCACGGTGCGTCCATCGTTAAGCTGGAAAAAGAAGCGTATGAGCTGGCGGGAGAAGAATTTAACCTGGGTTCGCCCAAACAACTGGCGACGATTCTGTTTGAAAAAATGAATCTGCCAGTGGTAAAAAAAACGGCGAAAGGTGCGCCGTCCACCAACGAAGAAGTCATGCAGGAGCTGGCGCTGGATTACCCGCTGCCATCGGTGATTCTGCAGCACCGCAGCCTGTCGAAGCTGAAAAGTACCTACACCGACAAGCTGCCAACAATGGTGAACAAAAAAACCGGACGGGTGCACACCTCCTATCACCAGGCGGTGGCCGCCACTGGACGGCTTTCTTCGAGCGACCCGAATTTACAGAACATTCCCATTAAAACGGAAGAAGGGCGCCGCATTCGACAGGCGTTTATCGCCCCAGCGGGTTACAAAATGGTCGCGGCGGATTACTCCCAGATCGAGCTGCGGATTATGGCGCATCTGTCCAACGACCCCGGCCTGCAAAAAGCCTTTGCGGAAGGCCTGGATGTCCACAAAAGTACCGCCGCTGAAGTATTTGGTACCGCGCTGGAAAATGTGTCCAGCGAGCAGCGCCGTAGCGCCAAGGCGATTAATTTCGGTTTGATTTACGGGATGAGCGCCTTTGGACTCGCCCGCCAGTTGCGTATCGGCCGCAACGATGCCCAAACCTATATCGACACCTACTTTGAACGCTACCCAGGGGTAGCGGAATACATGGCAAATATCCGCAAATCTGCCGCGGAAAAGGGCTATGTGGAAACGTTGTTAGGGCGCAGGCTCTATTTGCCGGAAATCAATTCCAGTAACGGAATGCGCCGCCAGGCGGCCGAGCGGGTTGCTATTAACGCGCCTATGCAGGGCACCGCAGCGGATATTATTAAACGTGCGATGATTGATGTAGACGCCTGGTTGCAAACCGAACAGATCGATGCGCGCATAATCATGCAGGTACACGATGAACTGGTGCTTGAAGTCGCGGCCGCCGATGCGGAGGCGATTTCGGCAAAACTTTGCGACATCATGTCGAGCGCCGTGGTGTTGAGCGTGCCGCTGCTGGTGGAAGCCGGTATAGGTGATAACTGGGACCAGGCTCACTAG
- the coxB gene encoding cytochrome c oxidase subunit II gives MLKLSSRWFAWTSSVVLAVASYGVAAGEWPLNMTKGVTDVSHNVYGLHMTILFWCIGIGVVVFGVMFYSMAMHRKSMGAKAANFHESTTLEIIWTAIPLLILIFMAVPATSTLKQLYDTEDADLDILVTGYQWKWKYEYLGEEVSFYSNLSDASRNQIYGPKEKSTDYLRDVDNPLIIPVGKKVRFLVTAADVIHSWWVPQLAVKRDAIPGYINESWTFVEEPGVFRGQCAELCGKDHGFMPIVVKAVPQAEFDAWLGEQRLAALAVAEAAKQHLSFDELYSQGESVYNARCAACHQPNGAGVPGVFPAIAGSKVATGVLETHLATIIHGVPGTAMQAFADQLTPVEIAAVITYQRNAFGNNMGDSLQPIDVVNFTQNQ, from the coding sequence ATGTTAAAACTTTCCTCGCGTTGGTTTGCGTGGACCTCCAGCGTCGTGCTCGCAGTAGCATCCTATGGTGTTGCCGCGGGCGAGTGGCCGCTAAACATGACGAAAGGGGTGACAGACGTCAGCCACAATGTCTACGGTCTGCACATGACCATTTTATTCTGGTGCATTGGTATTGGCGTTGTGGTGTTTGGCGTCATGTTTTATTCCATGGCGATGCATCGCAAAAGCATGGGTGCAAAAGCGGCAAATTTCCATGAAAGCACCACGCTGGAAATCATCTGGACAGCGATCCCGCTACTTATTCTTATTTTTATGGCCGTACCGGCCACATCCACCCTGAAACAACTTTACGATACCGAAGACGCTGACCTCGACATTCTAGTCACCGGTTATCAGTGGAAGTGGAAATACGAATACCTGGGCGAAGAAGTAAGTTTTTATTCCAACCTGAGCGACGCCTCGCGCAATCAAATTTATGGCCCGAAAGAAAAATCCACAGATTATCTGCGCGATGTGGATAACCCCCTGATTATTCCTGTCGGCAAAAAGGTGCGATTTCTGGTAACGGCCGCCGACGTGATCCACAGCTGGTGGGTGCCGCAGTTAGCGGTTAAACGCGATGCCATCCCCGGTTATATCAATGAAAGCTGGACGTTTGTGGAGGAGCCCGGCGTTTTTCGTGGCCAGTGTGCGGAACTGTGCGGGAAGGACCATGGCTTTATGCCGATAGTGGTGAAAGCTGTCCCCCAAGCGGAATTCGATGCCTGGCTGGGCGAGCAGCGCCTGGCGGCATTAGCGGTGGCTGAAGCGGCGAAGCAGCATTTAAGTTTTGATGAGCTTTATAGCCAGGGCGAGAGCGTTTACAACGCGCGCTGCGCGGCGTGTCATCAGCCTAACGGCGCTGGTGTACCCGGTGTTTTCCCGGCGATTGCGGGCAGTAAAGTCGCAACTGGCGTGTTGGAAACACACCTGGCAACAATTATTCACGGTGTGCCTGGTACCGCCATGCAAGCCTTTGCAGATCAACTTACACCGGTGGAAATCGCCGCTGTTATTACTTACCAACGCAACGCCTTTGGCAACAATATGGGCGACAGCCTGCAGCCGATCGACGTCGTTAACTTCACCCAAAACCAATAG
- a CDS encoding zinc ribbon domain-containing protein YjdM — MSDLPNCPACNSEYTYEDGAHLMCPECGHEWNPAEASDSDEKVVKDSNGNPLADGDTITVIKDLKVKGSSLVVKVGTKVKNIRLVDGDHDIDCKIDGIGAMKLKSEFVKKV, encoded by the coding sequence ATGTCTGATTTACCCAATTGCCCCGCCTGCAACTCGGAATACACCTACGAAGATGGCGCCCACCTGATGTGCCCGGAATGCGGCCACGAGTGGAACCCCGCGGAGGCCAGTGACAGCGACGAAAAAGTGGTCAAAGATTCCAACGGCAACCCTCTCGCTGATGGCGATACAATCACGGTGATCAAGGATCTTAAAGTCAAAGGCAGCTCGCTGGTGGTTAAAGTGGGCACCAAGGTTAAAAATATCCGCCTGGTGGACGGTGACCACGATATCGACTGCAAAATCGATGGTATTGGGGCAATGAAGCTGAAATCGGAATTTGTGAAGAAAGTCTGA